Proteins encoded within one genomic window of Camelina sativa cultivar DH55 chromosome 19, Cs, whole genome shotgun sequence:
- the LOC104766931 gene encoding uncharacterized protein LOC104766931 isoform X2 → MRSGWDSRFDLLDIIGLCQLWKGIIGFVSSGHLVLRWDPVIDSVYRVALNGWYLVNSETSCYLEVNLGIRLERVWMQMGIRLHSIYWLRFGNTDLRSIFGVRRIPFTGCDFVSDIFGKGLDLLGDIEKDLGWISLSGLGMLAWNLDSIEIRSSLIDLCFLFWLLLCCRLDYKSGLMGKGLAGLSEDASRSRRKIKISFFDNSALIAGYSKTVIGRCFNPQVQDMKSLLIMMPQIWQVEGRVAGAELGSGKFQFDFDEEADIVEVMKKEPFHFDSWMVSLVRWTPVVDPAYPSSLKFWIRVSDVPIQFWAEPTFRDIGSALGLVEDVDIDRGRVQVTIDGLKPLCFETDIEFYNGEVTIVKLHYERLYGWCNTPNSDYGWTCMLGQVPTRHTTRATTRPSAV, encoded by the exons ATGCGATCTGGTTGGGATTCTCGATTTGATTTGCTAGATATTATTGGTTTGTGCCAGCTTTGGAAAGGAATTATTGGGTTTGTTTCTTCTGGTCATTTGGTGTTGCGGTGGGATCCGGTTATAGATTCTGTGTATCGAGTGGCTTTGAATGGTTGGTATTTGGTTAATTCAGAGACTTCATGCTATCTTGAGGTGAATTTGGGGATACGATTAGAGAGGGTGTGGATGCAAATGGGGATAAGGCTTCATAGCATTTATTGGTTGAGATTTGGAAATACGGATTTGAGATCTATTTTTGGGGTAAGGAGGATCCCCTTTACGGGGTGTGATTTTGTTTCTGACATTTTTGGAAAAGGTTTGGATTTATTGGGAGATATCGAAAAGGATTTGGGGTGGATTTCTCTTTCAGGATTGGGGATGCTCGCGTGGAATTTGGATTCAATCGAAATCAGATCATCTCTGATTGATCTTTGTTTCCTATTTTGGCTTCTTCTCTGTTGTCGACTTGATTATAAG AGCGGTCTTATGGGGAAGGGCTTGGCTGGTTTGTCAGAGGATGCTTCAAGGTCCCGACGGAAGATCAAGATTTCGTTCTTTGATAATTCTGCTCTTATTGCGGGTTATTCTAAGACGGTCATTGGGCGGTGCTTCAACCCCCAAGTCCAGGATATGAAGTCTTTGCTGATCATGATGCCGCAGATTTGGCAAGTGGAGGGCAGAGTTGCGGGTGCGGAGTTGGGTTCCGGGAAGTTCCAGTTTGATTTTGACGAGGAAGCTGATATTGTGGAGGTTATGAAGAAGGAGCCTTTTCACTTTGATTCCTGGATGGTGTCTTTGGTTCGGTGGACTCCAGTTGTGGACCCGGCATATCCATCGTCCTTAAAATTCTGGATTCGTGTATCGGATGTGCCGATACAGTTCTGGGCGGAACCCACTTTCAGAGACATTGGTTCGGCCTTGGGGTTGGTGGAGGATGTCGATATTGACAGAGGGAGAGTCCAGGTTACTATCGATGGTCTTAAACCTCTGTGCTTTGAGACGGATATCGAGTTTTATAATGGGGAGGTGACGATCGTCAAGCTTCATTACGAGCGTCTGTATGGTTGGTGTAATACCCCGAATTCCGACTATGGATGGACTTGCATGTTAGGTCAG gtaccaactcgacatACAACTCGAGCTACCACTCGACCGTCTGCTGTTTGA
- the LOC104766931 gene encoding uncharacterized protein LOC104766931 isoform X1: MRSGWDSRFDLLDIIGLCQLWKGIIGFVSSGHLVLRWDPVIDSVYRVALNGWYLVNSETSCYLEVNLGIRLERVWMQMGIRLHSIYWLRFGNTDLRSIFGVRRIPFTGCDFVSDIFGKGLDLLGDIEKDLGWISLSGLGMLAWNLDSIEIRSSLIDLCFLFWLLLCCRLDYKSGLMGKGLAGLSEDASRSRRKIKISFFDNSALIAGYSKTVIGRCFNPQVQDMKSLLIMMPQIWQVEGRVAGAELGSGKFQFDFDEEADIVEVMKKEPFHFDSWMVSLVRWTPVVDPAYPSSLKFWIRVSDVPIQFWAEPTFRDIGSALGLVEDVDIDRGRVQVTIDGLKPLCFETDIEFYNGEVTIVKLHYERLYGWCNTPNSDYGWTCMLGQVLFLPAFRKLVENIAGRIWSSFRRISSVRASYWYRQFIRSCFRTRPVTTVFCLGKRE, from the exons ATGCGATCTGGTTGGGATTCTCGATTTGATTTGCTAGATATTATTGGTTTGTGCCAGCTTTGGAAAGGAATTATTGGGTTTGTTTCTTCTGGTCATTTGGTGTTGCGGTGGGATCCGGTTATAGATTCTGTGTATCGAGTGGCTTTGAATGGTTGGTATTTGGTTAATTCAGAGACTTCATGCTATCTTGAGGTGAATTTGGGGATACGATTAGAGAGGGTGTGGATGCAAATGGGGATAAGGCTTCATAGCATTTATTGGTTGAGATTTGGAAATACGGATTTGAGATCTATTTTTGGGGTAAGGAGGATCCCCTTTACGGGGTGTGATTTTGTTTCTGACATTTTTGGAAAAGGTTTGGATTTATTGGGAGATATCGAAAAGGATTTGGGGTGGATTTCTCTTTCAGGATTGGGGATGCTCGCGTGGAATTTGGATTCAATCGAAATCAGATCATCTCTGATTGATCTTTGTTTCCTATTTTGGCTTCTTCTCTGTTGTCGACTTGATTATAAG AGCGGTCTTATGGGGAAGGGCTTGGCTGGTTTGTCAGAGGATGCTTCAAGGTCCCGACGGAAGATCAAGATTTCGTTCTTTGATAATTCTGCTCTTATTGCGGGTTATTCTAAGACGGTCATTGGGCGGTGCTTCAACCCCCAAGTCCAGGATATGAAGTCTTTGCTGATCATGATGCCGCAGATTTGGCAAGTGGAGGGCAGAGTTGCGGGTGCGGAGTTGGGTTCCGGGAAGTTCCAGTTTGATTTTGACGAGGAAGCTGATATTGTGGAGGTTATGAAGAAGGAGCCTTTTCACTTTGATTCCTGGATGGTGTCTTTGGTTCGGTGGACTCCAGTTGTGGACCCGGCATATCCATCGTCCTTAAAATTCTGGATTCGTGTATCGGATGTGCCGATACAGTTCTGGGCGGAACCCACTTTCAGAGACATTGGTTCGGCCTTGGGGTTGGTGGAGGATGTCGATATTGACAGAGGGAGAGTCCAGGTTACTATCGATGGTCTTAAACCTCTGTGCTTTGAGACGGATATCGAGTTTTATAATGGGGAGGTGACGATCGTCAAGCTTCATTACGAGCGTCTGTATGGTTGGTGTAATACCCCGAATTCCGACTATGGATGGACTTGCATGTTAGGTCAGGTATTATTTTTGCCTGCCTTTAGAAAATTAGTGGAGAATATTGCAGGTCGTATATGGTCAAGTTTTAGACGAATAAGTTCAGTCCGGGCAAGTTACTGGTATCGGCAGTTCATCAGGTCATGCTTTCGGACGCGTCCAGTGACTACAGTATTTTGCTTAGGCAAGCGTGAGTAG
- the LOC109130891 gene encoding uncharacterized protein LOC109130891, with translation MAYLLLYVDDIGLTASSTALLNRIVSFLSNEFEMTDLGELHYFLGITITRNASGLYLNQRNYAADIIHRANMTHCNPCTTPADTRTKLAGIGPSVPNPTLYRSLDGTLQYLTTRLDISFAVQQVCLFMHDPREIHYKALKRILRYVKGTLEFGLQLYPTKTSGLVAYTDGDWAGCPSTRRSTSGYYIFHGENLISWSAKRQHTVLRSSAEAEYRGVANAVAETTWLRNILFELHCPLTATTLVYCDNVSVVYLSTNSVQHQHTKHVEIDLHFVRERIALGTIRVLHVPSSHQYADIFTKGLPTPLFTAFRNSLDVIPTNASTAGE, from the coding sequence ATGGCCTATCTCCTTCTTTATGTGGATGACATCGGTCTCACCGCATCTTCCACGGCGCTGCTCAACCGTATTGTCTCTTTTCTTAGCAACGAATTTGAAATGACGGATCTCGGAGAGCTCCATTATTTTCTTGGCATCACCATAACAAGGAACGCATCAGGTCTCTACCTCAACCAACGAAACTACGCAGCTGATATAATTCATCGCGCCAACATGACTCATTGTAACCCCTGCACCACACCGGCGGATACACGCACTAAACTTGCCGGAATTGGTCCGTCGGTTCCTAATCCGACCCTTTACCGTAGCCTTGATGGCACACTTCAATATTTGACGACAAGACTGGATATCTCCTTTGCCGTTCAACAAGTGTGCTTGTTTATGCATGATCCTCGCGAGATTCACTACAAGGCCCTCAAACGGATACTAAGGTACGTTAAAGGCACACTCGAATTTGGTTTGCAGCTATACCCAACCAAGACTTCCGGACTTGTAGCATATACGGACGGCGACTGGGCAGGTTGTCCTTCCACACGACGCTCAACCTCTGGTTATTACATCTTCCACGGTGAAAATCTCATTTCATGGTCCGCAAAGCGTCAACACACTGTCTTACGGTCCAGTGCAGAAGCCGAGTACAGAGGCGTCGCCAATGCTGTGGCGGAAACAACCTGGCTTCGGAACATTCTTTTTGAACTACATTGTCCCTTGACAGCAACCACCTTAGTCTACTGTGACAACGTCAGCGTGGTGTACCTCTCTACCAACTCTGTTCAACATCAACACACTAAGCATGTAGAGATCGATTTGCACTTTGTTCGCGAACGTATTGCTCTCGGTACCATACGAGTCCTCCATGTCCCATCATCGCACCAGTACGCGGACATCTTCACAAAAGGACTTCCAACACCATTGTTCACCGCTTTTCGTAACAGTCTCGACGTCATACCAACCAACGCTTCCACTGCGGGGGAGtga
- the LOC104766933 gene encoding F-box protein At2g16365-like, translated as MSEQVMVVGKGNKGISKTSSVQPYESAWLGRWTQLGNEVNHSNGVESKCSKVLIRPEDGNVKENHGVEVLPFPMFKVSHKKESNKAKLQASTKQSFYEEVGSSSKAMANRMPWMYPQGEKYSPDFPIQEKTTQNLLELIRPVRIYATVDSVNLPEEDGHQLFKGSTVSMKLKGKIVGGYLDLFPNLDHCHNKGGARLESLESSKNTEEEDGPRNNESSAETDILEMDKLHTIHLSGSNSSSTKVRKGDSGIPRNEIPDMNEEPPLVLDRENSVEGYQGETSNSATQSMNAEHFLFRECKRVRLEEEAEPSSRWVKRLKTNASDSSGHDETKSMMKGKEASPGHKGNNNLFLEIMKSGINNLQPRNQEPVTSQIKNLNQGGGEEDITLLHPWIQRWCKKKSTSTDQLGGQEASFEPENQKEIEKKHFPSIAAMALMGKALSGLNPYALRKTDSLMVWNARDLR; from the exons ATGTCTGAACAGGTTATGGTTGTGGGTAAAGGTAACAAAGGAATCAGCAAGACTTCCTCAGTGCAGCCATATGAATCAGCTTGGTTAGGTCGTTGGACTCAGTTAGGTAATGAAGTGAATCACAGTAATGGTGTTGAGTCCAAGTGTTCTAAGGTGTTGATTAGGCCTGAAGATGGTAATGTTAAAGAGAATCATGGAGTCGAGGTATTACCGTTTCCTATGTTTAAGGTTTCTCATAAGAAAGAAAGCAATAAAGCAAAGCTTCAAGCTTCAACGAAACAGTCTTTCTACGAAGAAGTGGGTTCGAGCTCGAAAGCTATGGCTAATAGAATGCCTTGGATGTATCCACAAGGAGAGAAATACAGTCCTGATTTCCCAATTCAAGAAAAGACTACACAAAACTTGCTAGAGTTGATAAGACCAGTGAGGATTTACGCAACAGTTGACTCGGTTAACTTGCCAGAAGAGGATGGTCATCAGCTATTCAAGGGCTCAACGGTTTCCATGAAACTGAAAGGGAAGATTGTTGGTGGGTACCTTGATCTGTTTCCTAATCTTGACCACTGCCATAATAAAGGAGGAGCAAGGCTTGAATCTCTAGAAAGTTCAAAGaatactgaagaagaagatgggccAAGAAACAATGAATCATCAGCCGAGACTGATATCTTAGAGATGGATAAGCTTCATACGATACATCTTTCAG GCTCCAATTCTTCATCAACTAAGGTAAGAAAAGGCGATTCAGGCATTCCTAGGAATGAAATACCTGACATGAATGAAGAACCACCTCTGGTTCTCGATAGAGAGAATTCAGTAGAAGGGTATCAAGGAGAGACAAGCAACTCGGCTACTCAAAGTATGAATGCAGAACATTTCCTGTTCAGAGAGTGCAAACGTGTGAGATTGGAAGAAGAAGCGGAACCAAGCAGTAGATGGGTCAAGCGTCTGAAGACAAACGCCTCGGATTCCAGCGGACATGATGAAACCAAGAGCATGATGAAGGGTAAAGAAGCATCACCAGGACACAAAGGGAACAACAACCTATTCCTTGAAATCATGAAATCTGGAATCAACAATCTCCAACCAAGAAATCAAGAACCTGTAACTTCACAAATCAAGAATCTGAACCagggaggaggagaagaagatattaCGCTTCTGCATCCATGGATCCAGAGATGGTGCAAGAAGAAATCTACATCAACAGATCAACTAGGAGGGCAAGAAGCTAGCTTTGAGCCAGAGAACCAAAAGGAGATAGAGAAGAAGCATTTTCCAAGTATTGCAGCCATGGCACTGATGGGTAAAGCTCTGAGCGGTTTAAACCCCTATGCTCTCAGAAAGACCGACTCTCTCATGGTCTGGAATGCTCGGGATTTGAGGTAG